The genome window TTTGAACGTAATTTAATTTTAGAACGATCTTCAGCGGGGCGAATTGCAGCTCGTGCTAGAGGACGTTATGGTGGAAGACCTGAAAAATTAAGCAATCAAGATTTGAATTTACTCAAAACACTTTATGATAATGGAACACCCATTAAAACTATTGCAGAACAATGGAAAGTTTCACGTACAACAATCTATCGTTATCTCAATAAGTTAAATAACCAAGAAAATAAAGATAAATAATATTACTAAATTTTAAGAAAGATAAAAATTAGACAGGATACACCCTAATCATACAAAGTAGATTGTTGAAATTACAGCAACCTACATGTATGATTAGGGTGTATATTAAATATGGAGTGAAAATAAATGATTATAGGATATGCGAGAGTATCTTCGATAGATCAAAACTTAGAAAGACAATTGGATAATTTAAAGACGCTTGGTGTAGAGAAAATCTTTACAGAGAAGCAATCAGGAAAATCAGTTGAAAATAGACCTGTATTTCAAGAAGCCCTTAATTTTGTAAGAATGGGAGATCGATTCGTTGTGGAGTCTATTGATCGTTTAGGACGTAATTATGATGAAATTATTGAAACTGTGAATTACTTAAAAGAAAAAGACGTTCAGTTAATGATTACAAGTTTACCTATGATGAATGAAGTTATTGGTAATCCATTACTAGATAAGTTTATGAAAGATTTAATCGTTCAAATTTTAGCAATGGTTTCAGAACAAGAGAGAAATGAAAGTAAACGTCGACAAGCTCAAGGTATCCAAGTTGCGAAATACAAAGGGGTATATAAAGGGCGCCCTTTACTTTATTCACCGAACGCAAAAGATCCTCAGAAACGTGTTATCTATCATCGAGTTGTCGAAATGTTAGAAGAAGGGAAAGCAATTAGTAAGATTGCGAAAGAGGTTAATATTACAAGACAGACAGTTTATAGAATTAAACATGATAAGGGATTATCTTGATAAATGGGATGTCAATGCAAATGAGCGTTTCTTACAGCGTCTCATAATACATGTTAATCATGTATTATGAGATTTTAATAATAAGACAGGAAAAAGAGAGAGCAAAAACGCTCTCTCTTTTTTTCTATATTTTTTCTCAATAACGAACGTTTTTCATTACTTCTGTTATCTCATTTAAATCAAATAAATCTGAAGATTTCCATGTAACATTTTGTTCATTAGACTTATTTTCTATATATGATATGCTGAAGCACCTGTTAATAGAATTTTTTTGTAAATTTAGCCTCCAATTTTAAAAATGAGCAGGCACATGCTTGCCTCAGCTCATCTTTTTCATAATAAGCTAAATTGCTCACTACAATTAAATTAATTTGATATAAGTGTGGCAAGAGTTCTACGTCTCTTAATAAATAATACCCAATTTTATTGATAAATGAACTTAAATTTAAAATTAAATTGATGAGTATCAGAAGTACGATTTACATAAAAAGGTACGACAAGTTTATGAGCTTGTCGCACCTTTTTAATTACAATTAGTTACTAACAAACGACTCCAAAAGCCTTTTTAAGTTGTGTTTATTCACCCTTTTTTCTTCCTAATGTTGATTAATATTTACAGCGTCTGTAGTATATGATACTTCTTACACATCCACGTTTTATCTATCATTAGTAGGTGTATCAAAGGAATAATTAAGCAGCCTCTCTTCCTCTAATTAATTTTTGAATCTTTTTTATTACTCTCTAACGCCAAAACTTGCTGATTCTTAAGCAATCTTTAATCTTTCCTGCAACTCTTTTCTATTCTGGCTCATATATGCGTTTTAAGAAACAAATGTAATTGAATAGGTTAAAAATTATATATTTTTAAAGTTTCCTTTAAACCAACTGTTAAAATGTATAATAAGGATATTGGATTACCACATGTAAATTTGTTTTTAGCACGACGTTTTTTAGGTGTGTAAGTGTGCCTTTAGATATAAAAATAAAAGTCAAACTAGAAAAAGTAGATTGACTTTTTCTTTTGATGCAGTATCGTCAATGTAAATCTAAAAATTCTGGCTATAAATCTACATCACTTTTCAAAAATGTAGTAGTGATATTCAATACTAATTAGTTTTTATAACTACTAGGAAATATCTCAAGGCGTTTCTTTAAATTAAAAATACCCCACAAATAAATGTGGAGTATTAAAGTGAATCATCTTTTGTAGGTTTTATTCCAGATTAGCATGATTTTGCTGCATTGTTTCTTCATCAACGTTTATCTCAGTCATTAAATCTAAAACAATACTATCTAAAAACACTTGTGATGCTTGTTCAAATAAGCTACCTAGAGGTTGTGCTGAACCTTCAGCATCATATTTCGTTCCCGCCGGTAATTCAATCACTGCATTTGCAAGTTCACCAATATTTGACGTTGGATTTGTTGACAATAATACAACTTCTGCACCTACAGCTTTAGCTTTATCTGCTAATAATCTTAAATGCTCTGTCGAACCTGAGCCAGAAAGGATAACAAACAAATCTTTTTCGGTAATGGAAGGTGTAGTGGACTCACCAACTACATGTGCACCCTTCCCAAGCTGATTCAATCTCATCGCAAAACTATTTGCTACAAAACCCGAACGTCCTTTTCCAGATACAAAAACTTGCTCTGCTTTAATAATTTGCTTTAAAAACGTTTCGGCTTCACTGTCTTTCACATGTGATAATGTGTTGTCTATTTCATCTAGTATTAAACGATAATTTGTGATTTCTGTCATCATTATTTTCCTTCAATCGCAGCTCTACATTGTTTAGCAGCTTCTACAGGGTCATCAGCATTTGCAATGCCGCCACCAACAATAATTAAATCAGGATTTTCTGCAACAATATCTTTAATTGTATCTGGTTTAATACCACCTGCGACTGCTACTTTAGAATTACTAATTACAGATTTAACTTTACGTAAACTTTCTAAAGGAGATTGACCTTCAGCTTGTAAGTCATAACCAGTATGAACAGCGATATAATCTGCGCCTAAATCATCTAAATCTTTCGCACGTTTTTCTAAATCTTGGACTGCAATCATATCTACTAATAATTGTTTGCCATGTTTATGTGCTTCATCAACTGCTGCTTTAATTGATGCATCTTCTGCAACGCCTAAAATTGTTACTATGTCTGCACCAAATTTAACTGCTTGGCTTACTTCATAGTCGGCAGCATCCATAATTTTTAAATCTGCTAATACTTTTACACTATCAATATTATCATTTAAATGTTGTACAGCTGGTAATCCTTCATTTATAACAATCGGTGTTCCAATTTCTACGATATCTACATAATCTTTAACTTTATTTGCTAATTCTGCAGCATCCTCTTTATTTAATAAATCAATCGCTAATTGTAATTCCATATGTTATTACCTCCTATATATTATATATTCATTATGGTATAATAACTTTGGAAATACAATACTGACAAATATGTCACTGAGGAGAAGAAATTGTTAATAGAATATAATAATAAATTATTTTACACTTCTAAAGATTTAGCTTTATCAGTAATTGGTGGTAGGTGGAAAATCCCTATTATTTATCATTTATTACAATCAGAAGTACTTAGGTTGAGTGAATTAGAAAAAAAATTACCAGATATTAATCAAAGAATGTTAATTAGACAATTAAGGGAGCTTGAAAAGGATATGATAATAAAAAGAACTATATATCCAGTAGTCCCTCCAAAAGTTGAATATCGATTAACTAGTGTTGGTTTGTCTCTCGACAATGTGGTCTATGGTATTTGTGAATGGGGAGATGAATATTTGAAATTAATTAATAATGAAAATTAGTTAGTTTTTTAAAAGAAGAAAAATTGAACCGAACTTTATATAATCTCTTTCAGATATTGATATGTTTTTATATTGACTAGTAGATCGATATAAATAGAGAACGACTCAAAGACACATAAGTACGCTCTAAACACACAAAATATTTTTCTGATATTAATAGTGTATATAGGGTCATTAGATTCTATATTAAAAAAGGCGAAGTATAATTATACTTCGCTTTAAGTTAATCTTTATAATGATTACTTGTATTTTTGTCAAACCATGCTTTTTCAAGCAGTTTAACTGCTGCTTTTATTTGTTCTATGGATAGTACTGCAAAGCCAAGGAGGACGGTTTGGCCATCATTTCAATTACTTGGTTAAATGAGTCCTTTGGATACTATCAACTAGTAGATGGACTATTTATTATTATAGCTGTCGTAGCTTTAACTACACCGAAAAAAAGTAAGTATGAAAATTAAACAAATTTTTCAAAATTTTTAAGCTATAAAGTAATATAAAAAAGATACTTCTTTAAAAAGAGTGTCTTAATCATTTCAAAACATGCTCGTTAACGAAAATATCTTGATCTATACATTTTTTATCCCTCTTTTCTTATGAGATACTTTATATTCTCGAGAATCTTGCCATAGTTTGTAAGTAGCTTGATTTCCCAAAAAGTAGCAATAACATAATGTTCATTTAAATTACTAGCTTTTAAAAGCAATAAACATCAAAATCCTTTGCTTTTTCAGATTTTTATTTCGGTTTAAGAAAACACGCACAAATTCTTCTTTAAAATCAGCAGTTACTTATAAATAGTTCAAAACTGTATAGTTACTTTTAGATAAATCTTTAATTTTATTCTAATATAGTATATTGCTTACGTGTATTAAACTTATCTATAATTACTTTTTTATTAATTTTGGCTAAATAAATGCGATGTTTGGTATTTTGCAACATATAAACTAACAATTTTCTAAAAAGAGTAATAAATCAATTTATTCTTCTGAGTTTACATTATAATATCAAGGGTAAAGTTTTTTAAAGGAGTGTGGTTTAAATGAAAGCAGTTACTTATCAAGGTCATAAAAATATGGAAGTTCGTGAAGTACATGATCCAATAATAGAAGAATCAACGGATGCAATAATAAAAATAACAGCTTCAGGTATATGTGGTTCTGATTTACATCTTTATCATCAAGGCGATTTATTTATGGATCCTGGTTTTGTTATTGGACATGAGCCAATGGGAATTGTAGAAGAAGTAGGAAAAGACGTTAAAACCTTAAAAAAGGGAGATAGAGTAGTTATACCTTTTAACATAGGTTGCGGCGATTGTTTCTATTGTAATAATGAAATGGAGTCTCAGTGTGATAATTCTAACTCATCACCGGCAAGTTGGAAAATGGATAATGGTGGACTTTTCGGTTTTGGTGGCATGCACGGAAACCACTGGGGAGGTCAAGCAGAGTATTTAAGAGTCCCATTTGCCGATTTCTCCTCTTTCAAAGTTCCAGATAGTGATTTGAAAGACGAACAAGTATTATTTTTATCTGATGTTGTCCCAACAGCTTATTGGAGTGTTGAACATGCAGGCGTAAAATCTGGAGATACCGTTATTGTTCTTGGTTGTGGCCCAATCGGTTTAATGGCACAAAAATTTGCTAAATTAAAAGGCGCTGAACGTGTGATTGCCATTGACAATGTAGAACATAGATTAAACCATGCCAAAAAATCCAATGGCGCTGAAGTATATAATTTTTCTAAAGAAGATAATATAGGAAAATTACTTCGTGAAAGC of Staphylococcus succinus contains these proteins:
- a CDS encoding recombinase family protein encodes the protein MIIGYARVSSIDQNLERQLDNLKTLGVEKIFTEKQSGKSVENRPVFQEALNFVRMGDRFVVESIDRLGRNYDEIIETVNYLKEKDVQLMITSLPMMNEVIGNPLLDKFMKDLIVQILAMVSEQERNESKRRQAQGIQVAKYKGVYKGRPLLYSPNAKDPQKRVIYHRVVEMLEEGKAISKIAKEVNITRQTVYRIKHDKGLS
- the hxlB gene encoding 6-phospho-3-hexuloisomerase, translating into MTEITNYRLILDEIDNTLSHVKDSEAETFLKQIIKAEQVFVSGKGRSGFVANSFAMRLNQLGKGAHVVGESTTPSITEKDLFVILSGSGSTEHLRLLADKAKAVGAEVVLLSTNPTSNIGELANAVIELPAGTKYDAEGSAQPLGSLFEQASQVFLDSIVLDLMTEINVDEETMQQNHANLE
- the hxlA gene encoding 3-hexulose-6-phosphate synthase → MELQLAIDLLNKEDAAELANKVKDYVDIVEIGTPIVINEGLPAVQHLNDNIDSVKVLADLKIMDAADYEVSQAVKFGADIVTILGVAEDASIKAAVDEAHKHGKQLLVDMIAVQDLEKRAKDLDDLGADYIAVHTGYDLQAEGQSPLESLRKVKSVISNSKVAVAGGIKPDTIKDIVAENPDLIIVGGGIANADDPVEAAKQCRAAIEGK
- a CDS encoding winged helix-turn-helix transcriptional regulator; its protein translation is MLIEYNNKLFYTSKDLALSVIGGRWKIPIIYHLLQSEVLRLSELEKKLPDINQRMLIRQLRELEKDMIIKRTIYPVVPPKVEYRLTSVGLSLDNVVYGICEWGDEYLKLINNEN
- a CDS encoding zinc-dependent alcohol dehydrogenase; translated protein: MKAVTYQGHKNMEVREVHDPIIEESTDAIIKITASGICGSDLHLYHQGDLFMDPGFVIGHEPMGIVEEVGKDVKTLKKGDRVVIPFNIGCGDCFYCNNEMESQCDNSNSSPASWKMDNGGLFGFGGMHGNHWGGQAEYLRVPFADFSSFKVPDSDLKDEQVLFLSDVVPTAYWSVEHAGVKSGDTVIVLGCGPIGLMAQKFAKLKGAERVIAIDNVEHRLNHAKKSNGAEVYNFSKEDNIGKLLRESTRGGADVVIDCVGMDGQVAQDDLEISSNSAQRGNISPIITAAESVRKFGTIQLTGIYGTPADNYPIDLIFNRDVQVKSGQAPVIHQMPKLYEMIKNEVFDPTEIITHTMPLEDAKQAYDIFDQKKDNNIKVILKP